In Streptomyces sp. NBC_01439, the following are encoded in one genomic region:
- a CDS encoding RrF2 family transcriptional regulator, with protein sequence MRLTRFTDLALRVLMRLAVEETDLPTTRDVAATMEVPYTHTAKVVARLQHLGLVEARRGRGGGLALTAAGRAAPVGGVVRELEGEGDVVECEGTSPCPLRGACVLRGALRRAQEAFFAALDPLTVNDLAASPTGPLLLGISSRAPSGSGGP encoded by the coding sequence ATGCGGCTGACCCGATTCACCGACCTGGCGCTGCGCGTCCTGATGCGCCTGGCCGTCGAGGAAACGGACCTCCCGACCACCCGCGACGTGGCGGCGACCATGGAGGTCCCGTACACGCACACCGCGAAGGTGGTCGCCAGGCTGCAACACCTCGGCCTGGTCGAGGCCCGGCGCGGCCGCGGGGGCGGACTCGCCCTGACCGCCGCCGGGCGCGCCGCGCCGGTCGGCGGCGTGGTGCGCGAACTGGAGGGCGAGGGCGACGTCGTGGAGTGCGAGGGCACCTCGCCCTGCCCGCTGCGTGGCGCCTGCGTACTGCGCGGCGCCCTGCGCCGGGCCCAGGAGGCCTTCTTCGCCGCCCTGGACCCGCTCACGGTGAACGACCTGGCGGCGTCCCCGACCGGACCGCTCCTGCTGGGCATTTCGAGCAGGGCGCCGAGCGGATCCGGGGGGCCCTGA
- a CDS encoding globin domain-containing protein — MLSEKSSATVRATLPAVRAAIGDIAELFYAKLFAAHPALIRDLFNRGNQRAGLQQQALAGSVAAFATHLLAHPDTRPDVMLGRIAHKHASLGVTREQYAVVHQHLFEAIAEVLGEAVTPEVAQAWDEVYWLMANALITLEERLYAEQRVVAGDVWREWTVTERVAETADCTTFRITPADGAPVPAHRPGQYVSVQVELPDGARQIRQYSLITSPGSAVRAITVKRVHGPAAAGPDGEVSNHLHARVHAGATLRVSAPYGDLVLADSAAPVLLASAGIGCTPMLSMLEHLADTGHAAPVTVLHADRSPADHPLRGDHRALTHKLADASARFWYEESAEPGDGEGRMDLSDVPLAPGTRAYLCGPLPFMRAVREQLIAKGLPAADIHYEVFGPDLWLASA; from the coding sequence ATGCTGTCCGAGAAGTCGAGCGCGACCGTACGAGCCACCCTGCCCGCCGTCAGGGCGGCGATCGGCGACATAGCCGAGCTCTTCTACGCCAAGCTCTTCGCGGCCCACCCGGCGCTGATCCGCGACCTCTTCAACCGGGGGAACCAGCGGGCCGGCCTCCAGCAGCAGGCCCTCGCGGGCTCCGTCGCCGCCTTCGCCACCCACCTCCTCGCCCACCCGGACACCCGGCCCGACGTGATGCTCGGCCGCATCGCCCACAAGCACGCCAGCCTCGGCGTCACCCGCGAGCAGTACGCCGTCGTCCACCAACACCTCTTCGAGGCGATCGCCGAGGTCCTCGGCGAGGCCGTCACTCCCGAGGTCGCGCAGGCCTGGGACGAGGTCTACTGGCTGATGGCGAACGCCCTGATCACCCTGGAGGAGCGCCTCTACGCCGAGCAGCGGGTCGTCGCCGGCGACGTGTGGCGCGAGTGGACCGTCACCGAGCGGGTGGCCGAGACCGCGGACTGCACCACCTTCCGGATCACCCCCGCGGACGGCGCCCCGGTGCCCGCCCACCGGCCCGGCCAGTACGTCTCGGTCCAGGTCGAACTCCCTGACGGTGCCCGCCAGATCCGCCAGTACAGCCTCATCACCTCCCCGGGCTCCGCGGTCCGCGCGATCACCGTCAAGCGGGTCCACGGCCCGGCCGCCGCGGGCCCCGACGGCGAGGTCTCCAACCACCTGCACGCCCGGGTCCACGCCGGAGCCACCCTGCGGGTCTCGGCCCCCTACGGCGACCTGGTCCTGGCGGACTCGGCCGCCCCGGTGCTGCTCGCCTCGGCCGGCATCGGCTGCACCCCGATGCTCTCGATGCTGGAGCACCTGGCCGACACCGGGCACGCCGCCCCGGTGACCGTGCTGCACGCCGACCGCTCCCCCGCCGACCACCCGCTGCGGGGCGACCACCGGGCACTGACGCACAAACTGGCCGACGCCTCGGCCCGGTTCTGGTACGAGGAGTCGGCGGAGCCGGGCGACGGCGAGGGCCGCATGGACCTCTCGGACGTCCCCCTCGCCCCGGGCACCAGGGCCTACCTGTGCGGACCGCTCCCCTTCATGCGGGCCGTGCGCGAACAGCTGATCGCCAAGGGGCTGCCGGCCGCCGACATCCACTACGAGGTCTTCGGCCCGGACCTGTGGCTCGCATCGGCCTGA
- a CDS encoding N-acetylmuramoyl-L-alanine amidase: MSAPMSADRFINALRNEGLTVVEVGAWRTHNRNHKGPWGPVHGVMIHHTVTRGTPYTVELCRNGHGDLPGPLCHGVIAKDGRVHLVGYGRANHAGAGDSDVLAAVIAEKRLPPDNETDTDGNRHFYGFECENLGDGQDPWPAVQLDAIARASAAVCRIHRWTARSVIGHREWQPGKVDPRGFTMDSMRDRIAERLK; encoded by the coding sequence ATGTCCGCACCCATGTCCGCGGACCGTTTCATCAACGCACTGCGCAACGAGGGCCTCACCGTCGTCGAAGTCGGCGCCTGGCGCACCCACAACCGCAACCACAAGGGCCCTTGGGGACCCGTGCACGGGGTGATGATCCACCACACCGTCACCCGCGGCACCCCGTACACGGTCGAGCTCTGCCGGAACGGCCACGGCGACCTGCCCGGCCCGCTCTGCCACGGGGTGATCGCCAAGGACGGCCGCGTCCACCTCGTGGGATACGGCCGCGCCAACCACGCGGGCGCCGGCGATTCCGACGTCCTGGCGGCGGTGATCGCCGAGAAGCGGCTGCCGCCGGACAACGAGACGGACACCGACGGCAACCGCCACTTCTACGGCTTCGAGTGCGAGAACCTCGGCGACGGCCAGGACCCCTGGCCGGCGGTCCAGCTCGACGCCATCGCCCGCGCCTCGGCGGCCGTGTGCCGGATACACCGCTGGACGGCCCGCTCGGTGATCGGCCACCGCGAATGGCAGCCGGGCAAGGTCGACCCCCGGGGCTTCACGATGGATTCCATGCGCGACCGCATCGCCGAGCGCCTGAAGTAA
- a CDS encoding DUF7848 domain-containing protein produces the protein MGARDRALRHAGRTGHRPFRRVVTDHARVTRGAGAAPSRSGSGSGSGMRCQGARRPTMEG, from the coding sequence GTGGGTGCCCGGGACCGGGCCCTTCGGCACGCCGGGCGGACCGGGCACCGCCCGTTCCGGCGCGTGGTCACCGATCACGCGCGCGTCACCCGCGGTGCCGGGGCCGCGCCTTCACGCTCCGGCTCCGGCTCCGGCTCCGGCATGCGGTGTCAGGGAGCGCGGCGCCCCACAATGGAAGGGTGA
- a CDS encoding 1-aminocyclopropane-1-carboxylate deaminase/D-cysteine desulfhydrase, which produces MNRPANVDVLLQPRPPSPLQEVHDDGFERHGVRLLLKRDDLVHPELPGNKWRKLAPNLRAAVDAGHDGLVTFGGAYSNHLRATAAAGRLLGLRTVGIVRGDELARRPLNESLARCAADGMRLHFVSRSEYRRKAEPRELARLVDAAGAGGAYVVPEGGSNALALRGCAELGRELRGAADVVAVACGTGGTLAGLAAGLAPGQRALGVPVLAGGFLTAEIRSLQAAAFGGPAGAWTLAEDFHHGGYARVPAELEAFAADFGSRHGLPVERIYVAKLLWALTELTAAGAFARGTVLAAVVTGRP; this is translated from the coding sequence GTGAACCGCCCCGCGAACGTTGACGTGCTCCTACAGCCCCGCCCGCCGTCGCCCCTGCAGGAGGTCCACGACGACGGGTTCGAGCGCCACGGCGTACGGCTCCTGCTCAAGCGCGACGACCTCGTGCACCCCGAACTGCCCGGCAACAAGTGGCGCAAGCTCGCGCCCAACCTGCGCGCGGCCGTGGACGCCGGCCACGACGGCCTGGTCACCTTCGGCGGGGCGTACTCCAACCACCTGCGGGCCACCGCGGCCGCCGGGCGGCTGCTCGGGCTGCGGACGGTCGGCATCGTGCGCGGGGACGAGCTGGCCCGCCGGCCCCTGAACGAGTCGCTCGCCCGGTGCGCCGCCGACGGAATGCGGCTGCACTTCGTGTCCCGGTCGGAGTACCGCCGCAAGGCCGAGCCGCGGGAACTGGCCCGGCTGGTGGACGCGGCGGGCGCGGGCGGCGCGTACGTGGTCCCCGAGGGCGGCAGCAACGCCCTCGCCCTGCGCGGCTGCGCCGAGCTCGGCCGTGAACTGCGCGGCGCCGCCGACGTCGTGGCAGTGGCCTGCGGTACCGGCGGAACGCTGGCCGGCCTCGCGGCCGGGCTGGCCCCCGGGCAGCGCGCGCTCGGGGTTCCGGTCCTGGCGGGCGGTTTCCTGACCGCGGAGATACGTTCCCTCCAGGCCGCCGCCTTCGGGGGTCCGGCCGGCGCGTGGACCCTGGCCGAGGACTTCCACCACGGCGGCTACGCCCGGGTCCCGGCCGAGCTGGAGGCCTTCGCCGCCGACTTCGGGTCCCGCCACGGCCTCCCGGTGGAGCGGATCTACGTGGCCAAGCTGCTCTGGGCGCTGACCGAACTCACCGCGGCCGGCGCCTTCGCGCGCGGCACGGTCCTCGCCGCCGTCGTCACGGGCCGGCCGTAG
- a CDS encoding Na+/H+ antiporter yields MEVLPLVALVAGSAAVAGLARRTPVPAPLLLVAAGLLAAYVPGVPAYALDPHIVLPLLLPPLLYTAAVDSSYLDLRANVRPIAMLSVGYVLFATVAVGYAAYLLVPGLSLPVALVLGAVIAPPDAVAATAIARKLRLPNRITTILQGESLVNDATAITAYKVALAAAVGVSAGWAGGIAEFLLASVGGIGVGLLLMVPIHQLRTRLKEPLLQNTLSLLIPFVAYAAAERVHASGVLAVVVVALYLGHRNWQVDFATRLQEEAVWKVVAFVLESVVFALIGLQLPVVLTGLGEYDGLHAATYAIAVFLAVVVARFLWVFPATFVPRWLSPRIRDRETETDWKAPVIVGWAGMRGVVSLAIAFSVPMSVPHRNLILFLTFTTVIGTLVVQGLTLPPLIRALKLPPKDVQAETLAEAQAQSEASRAAEERLAELLEEPENSTLPPPLADRLRTVMERRRNAVWERLGEVNPETGESADDVYRRLAREMIAAEREVFVTLRDDRRIDDEMLRALLRRLDLEEAAAYREEG; encoded by the coding sequence ATGGAGGTATTGCCGCTGGTGGCGCTGGTCGCCGGTAGCGCGGCCGTCGCGGGGCTGGCGCGCCGCACCCCGGTGCCCGCACCGCTGCTGCTGGTCGCCGCCGGTCTGCTGGCCGCGTACGTCCCGGGGGTGCCCGCCTACGCCCTCGACCCGCACATCGTGCTGCCGCTGCTGCTGCCGCCGCTGCTGTACACGGCCGCCGTGGACAGCTCGTACCTGGACCTGCGCGCGAACGTCCGGCCGATCGCCATGCTGTCGGTGGGCTACGTGCTCTTCGCGACGGTGGCCGTCGGGTACGCGGCGTACTTGCTGGTGCCGGGGCTCTCGCTGCCGGTGGCGCTGGTGCTGGGCGCGGTGATCGCCCCGCCGGACGCCGTCGCCGCCACCGCCATCGCCCGCAAGCTGCGGCTGCCGAACCGCATCACGACCATCCTGCAGGGCGAGTCCCTGGTCAACGACGCCACCGCGATCACCGCGTACAAGGTGGCGCTGGCCGCGGCCGTCGGGGTGAGCGCCGGCTGGGCGGGCGGCATCGCGGAGTTCCTGCTGGCCTCGGTCGGCGGCATCGGCGTCGGCCTGCTGCTGATGGTGCCGATCCACCAGCTGCGCACGCGGCTGAAGGAGCCGCTGCTCCAGAACACCCTGTCGTTGCTGATCCCCTTCGTGGCGTACGCGGCCGCCGAGCGGGTGCACGCCTCCGGGGTGCTCGCGGTGGTCGTGGTCGCGCTGTACCTCGGGCACCGGAACTGGCAGGTCGACTTCGCCACCCGGCTCCAGGAGGAGGCGGTGTGGAAGGTGGTCGCCTTCGTGTTGGAGTCGGTGGTCTTCGCGCTGATCGGGCTCCAGCTGCCGGTGGTCCTCACGGGGCTCGGGGAGTACGACGGCCTGCACGCGGCCACCTACGCGATCGCCGTGTTCCTCGCGGTGGTGGTGGCCCGGTTCCTGTGGGTGTTCCCGGCGACCTTCGTGCCCCGCTGGCTGTCGCCGCGGATCCGGGACCGGGAGACGGAGACCGACTGGAAGGCCCCGGTGATCGTGGGGTGGGCCGGGATGCGGGGCGTGGTCTCGTTGGCCATCGCCTTCTCGGTGCCGATGTCGGTGCCGCACCGGAACCTGATCCTCTTCCTGACCTTCACCACGGTCATCGGGACGCTGGTGGTGCAGGGGCTGACGCTGCCACCGCTGATCCGGGCGTTGAAGTTGCCGCCGAAGGACGTGCAGGCCGAGACCCTGGCGGAGGCGCAGGCGCAGAGCGAGGCCTCGCGGGCGGCCGAGGAGCGGCTGGCGGAGCTGCTGGAGGAGCCGGAGAACAGCACGCTGCCGCCGCCGCTGGCGGACCGGCTGCGGACGGTGATGGAGCGCCGGCGCAACGCGGTGTGGGAGCGGCTGGGCGAGGTCAACCCGGAGACGGGGGAGTCGGCGGACGACGTCTACCGGCGGCTCGCGCGGGAGATGATCGCGGCCGAACGGGAGGTCTTCGTGACGCTGCGTGACGACCGCCGGATCGACGACGAAATGCTGCGGGCGCTCCTACGCAGGCTGGACCTGGAGGAGGCCGCGGCCTACCGCGAGGAGGGCTGA
- a CDS encoding UBP-type zinc finger domain-containing protein yields the protein MSECTHVAELPRPEPVPSHHTCPECLALDSHPVQLRMCLSCGYVACCDSSPHRHATAHHQETGHPVMRSFEPGETWRWCFVDGSIV from the coding sequence ATGAGCGAGTGCACCCACGTTGCCGAACTGCCGCGCCCCGAACCGGTGCCCTCCCACCACACCTGCCCCGAATGCCTGGCCCTCGACAGCCACCCCGTGCAACTGCGGATGTGCCTGTCGTGCGGGTACGTGGCCTGCTGTGATTCCTCGCCCCACCGGCACGCCACCGCACACCACCAGGAGACCGGCCACCCGGTGATGCGGAGCTTCGAACCGGGTGAGACCTGGCGCTGGTGTTTCGTCGACGGTTCGATCGTCTGA
- a CDS encoding anti-sigma regulatory factor, with product MSQIAGEPGTQDFVEVRLPAAGAYLSVLRTATAGLAARLDFTLDEIEDLRIAVDEACAILLQQAVPGSVLSCVFRLIDDSLEVTVSAPTTDGRAPERDTFAWTVLSALAGKVEATVEENRTVSISLYKQRGAGPGPA from the coding sequence GTGTCCCAGATCGCAGGCGAGCCCGGGACTCAGGACTTCGTGGAAGTCCGGCTGCCCGCTGCGGGTGCCTACCTGTCGGTGCTGCGGACGGCCACGGCCGGTCTCGCGGCACGTTTGGACTTCACCCTCGACGAGATCGAGGACCTCCGCATCGCGGTGGACGAGGCCTGCGCGATCCTGCTCCAGCAGGCCGTGCCGGGCTCCGTCCTCAGTTGCGTGTTCCGGCTGATCGACGATTCGCTGGAAGTGACCGTCTCGGCGCCGACCACCGACGGGCGCGCACCGGAGCGCGACACGTTCGCGTGGACGGTCCTGTCGGCGCTGGCCGGCAAGGTCGAGGCCACGGTCGAGGAGAACCGGACGGTGAGCATCAGCCTCTACAAACAGCGCGGCGCGGGACCAGGCCCGGCGTGA
- a CDS encoding RNA polymerase sigma factor SigF, translated as MRGGDRPRVRHEVDGGIPEQQHARPHPADADAEDGFLDSAERRAGPMSENQQEQPQPDRPAGTGAGAEAPPPVVPPVPPVPVFPVTPALPDPRDRSGARALFIELRALPDGSVEKAELRNRLVRMHLPLVEHLARRFRNRGEPLDDLTQVATIGLIKSVDRFDPDRGVEFSTYATPTVVGEIKRHFRDKGWAVRVPRRLQELRLSLTTATAELSQQHGRSPTVHELAERLGISEEEVLEGLESANAYSTLSLDVPDTDDESPAVADTLGAEDEALEGVEYRESLKPLLEGLPPREKRILLLRFFGNMTQSQIAQEVGISQMHVSRLLARTLAQLREKLLVEE; from the coding sequence GTGCGGGGCGGGGATCGGCCCCGGGTACGGCACGAGGTCGACGGCGGCATCCCGGAGCAGCAGCACGCCCGGCCGCACCCGGCTGATGCGGATGCGGAAGACGGCTTTTTGGACTCGGCGGAGCGACGGGCGGGCCCTATGAGCGAGAACCAGCAGGAACAACCACAACCAGACCGGCCGGCCGGGACGGGAGCCGGGGCCGAGGCCCCGCCCCCGGTGGTGCCCCCGGTACCGCCGGTGCCGGTGTTCCCGGTGACTCCGGCGCTGCCGGATCCGCGCGACCGCAGCGGCGCGCGGGCCCTGTTCATCGAGCTGCGGGCGCTGCCCGACGGGTCGGTGGAGAAGGCCGAGCTGCGCAACCGGCTGGTACGGATGCACCTGCCGCTGGTGGAACACCTGGCGCGGCGCTTCCGCAACCGCGGTGAGCCGCTCGACGACCTGACCCAGGTCGCGACGATCGGCCTCATCAAATCCGTGGACCGGTTCGACCCGGACCGCGGGGTCGAGTTCTCCACGTACGCCACGCCCACGGTGGTCGGCGAGATCAAACGCCACTTCCGTGACAAGGGGTGGGCGGTGCGGGTGCCGCGCCGTCTGCAGGAGCTGCGGCTCTCGCTGACGACGGCCACGGCCGAACTGTCCCAGCAGCACGGCCGCTCCCCGACGGTGCACGAACTGGCCGAGCGGCTGGGGATCTCCGAGGAGGAGGTGCTGGAGGGGCTGGAATCGGCCAATGCCTACAGCACGCTCTCCCTCGACGTCCCGGACACCGACGACGAGTCGCCGGCGGTCGCGGACACCCTGGGTGCGGAGGACGAGGCCCTGGAGGGCGTCGAGTACCGCGAGTCCCTCAAGCCGTTGCTGGAGGGCCTGCCGCCGCGGGAGAAGCGGATCCTGCTGCTTCGCTTCTTCGGCAACATGACCCAGTCGCAGATCGCCCAGGAGGTCGGCATCTCCCAGATGCACGTCTCCCGGCTGCTGGCCCGCACCCTGGCCCAGCTCCGCGAGAAGCTCCTCGTCGAGGAATAG
- a CDS encoding diacylglycerol/lipid kinase family protein encodes MRALLVANPAATTTSARTRDVLTHALASEMKLEAVTTEYRGHARDLGRKAAHEGLDLVVALGGDGTVNEVVNGLLHNGPDPERLPRLAVVPGGSTNVFARALGLPNDAVEATGALLDALREQRERTVGLGLAAGTPGTEDESVPARWFTFCAGFGFDAGVVGRVEQQRERGKRSTHALYVRQLMRQFWEEPNRRHGTVTLERPGADPVTDLVLSIVCNTSPWTYLGNRPLYASPEASFDTALDVLALNRLSTPAVARYATQLLTSTPERGPHGKHAVSLHDLTDFTLHSKVPLPFQMDGDHLGLRTSVRFTGVRRALRVIV; translated from the coding sequence ATGCGTGCACTTCTCGTGGCCAACCCAGCAGCGACGACCACCAGTGCGCGCACGCGCGACGTCCTGACCCATGCCCTGGCCAGCGAGATGAAGCTGGAGGCGGTCACCACCGAGTACCGCGGCCATGCCAGGGACCTGGGGCGCAAGGCCGCGCACGAGGGGCTCGACCTCGTCGTCGCCCTCGGTGGCGACGGCACGGTCAACGAGGTGGTCAACGGGCTCCTGCACAACGGCCCCGATCCGGAGCGGCTGCCGCGGCTGGCGGTGGTTCCCGGCGGCTCCACCAACGTGTTCGCGCGCGCCCTGGGACTGCCCAACGACGCGGTCGAGGCGACCGGCGCCCTGCTGGATGCGCTGCGGGAGCAACGCGAGCGGACGGTGGGCCTGGGCCTGGCGGCCGGCACCCCGGGCACGGAGGACGAGTCGGTCCCGGCCCGCTGGTTCACCTTCTGCGCGGGCTTCGGCTTCGACGCGGGTGTGGTGGGCCGGGTGGAGCAGCAGCGCGAGCGCGGCAAGCGTTCGACGCACGCCCTGTACGTGCGACAGCTGATGCGCCAGTTCTGGGAGGAACCGAACCGGCGTCACGGCACGGTCACCTTGGAGCGCCCCGGCGCGGACCCGGTGACCGATCTGGTGCTGTCGATAGTGTGCAATACGTCACCGTGGACGTATCTGGGGAATCGTCCGCTTTACGCCTCGCCCGAAGCCTCGTTCGATACTGCGCTTGACGTATTGGCACTGAACCGTTTGTCAACTCCAGCAGTCGCGCGGTACGCGACACAGCTCCTGACCTCCACTCCTGAGCGGGGTCCACACGGCAAGCACGCGGTGTCTCTGCACGATCTGACCGACTTCACCTTGCATTCGAAGGTTCCGCTTCCCTTCCAGATGGACGGTGATCACCTCGGACTGCGGACCAGCGTTCGGTTCACAGGCGTACGCCGGGCACTGCGTGTGATTGTGTGA
- a CDS encoding WhiB family transcriptional regulator, whose amino-acid sequence MDWRHNAVCREEDPELFFPIGNTGPALLQIEEAKAVCRRCPVMEQCLQWALESGQDSGVWGGLSEDERRAMKRRAARNRARNASA is encoded by the coding sequence ATGGACTGGCGTCACAACGCCGTTTGTCGTGAGGAAGACCCGGAACTCTTCTTCCCCATCGGCAACACCGGTCCTGCGCTGCTGCAGATCGAGGAAGCCAAGGCCGTCTGCCGCCGTTGCCCCGTCATGGAGCAGTGCCTGCAGTGGGCGCTCGAGTCCGGTCAGGACTCCGGTGTCTGGGGCGGTCTCAGCGAGGACGAGCGCCGCGCCATGAAGCGCCGCGCCGCTCGCAACCGGGCGCGCAACGCCAGCGCCTGA
- a CDS encoding sensor histidine kinase translates to MNDLVRQHTALGETDLEWLHLLVSEWQLLSDLSFADLVLWVPTLDGTRYVSVAQMRPNTGPTSYQDDMVGHLVPRGRRPLLDAALDEGRIVREGDPEWREEVPVRVESIPVRREGRVLGVIARNTNLLTVRTPSRLELTYLQSASDLAQMIAAGSFPFPGQQVDMDASPRVGDGLIRLDADGVVTYASPNALSAYHRLGLASDLVGQHLGNITAELAPSRGPVDEALVKLASGWAPRETEVDGNGGVIQLRAIPLKPKGTRIGSLVLCRDVTELRRRERELITKDATIREIHHRVKNNLQTVAALLRLQSRRMDSPQGREALNEAVRRVGSIAIVHETLSQNLDERVEFDEIADRVIAMVSEISPGKVACRRVGRFGILDAEVATPLSMVLTEILQNALEHAFTQGEGGTVEVAAIRSGTGRTDGRLLITVLDDGSGLPEGFDPQRAGNLGLQIVRTLVEGELGGTFDMLPAEPRGTKVVLDIPSSPQK, encoded by the coding sequence ATGAACGACCTCGTACGCCAGCACACCGCTCTCGGTGAAACCGACCTGGAGTGGCTCCACCTGCTGGTTTCGGAGTGGCAGCTGCTCTCCGACCTGTCCTTCGCCGACCTCGTCCTGTGGGTTCCCACCCTCGACGGCACGCGGTACGTCTCGGTCGCCCAGATGCGCCCGAACACCGGCCCCACCTCGTACCAGGACGACATGGTCGGCCACCTGGTGCCGCGCGGCCGCCGCCCGCTGCTGGACGCCGCGCTCGACGAGGGCCGGATCGTGCGCGAGGGCGACCCCGAGTGGCGCGAGGAGGTACCGGTCCGCGTTGAGTCGATCCCCGTCCGCCGCGAGGGGCGGGTACTGGGAGTGATCGCGCGCAACACCAATCTGCTCACTGTGCGTACACCGAGCCGGCTGGAGCTGACCTACCTCCAGTCCGCCTCCGACCTCGCACAGATGATCGCGGCGGGCTCCTTCCCGTTCCCCGGCCAGCAGGTCGACATGGACGCCTCCCCGCGGGTCGGGGACGGCCTGATCCGCCTCGACGCCGACGGCGTGGTCACCTACGCCTCGCCGAACGCGCTCTCCGCCTACCACCGGCTCGGCCTCGCCTCCGACCTCGTGGGTCAGCACCTGGGCAACATCACGGCCGAACTCGCCCCCTCCCGCGGACCGGTGGACGAGGCCCTGGTCAAGCTCGCCAGCGGCTGGGCCCCCCGGGAGACCGAGGTCGACGGCAACGGCGGGGTCATCCAGCTCCGCGCCATCCCGCTCAAGCCGAAGGGCACTCGGATCGGCTCCCTGGTGCTGTGCCGCGACGTCACCGAACTGCGTCGTCGCGAACGCGAATTGATCACCAAGGACGCGACCATCCGGGAGATCCACCACCGGGTGAAGAACAACCTCCAGACCGTGGCCGCACTGTTGCGGCTCCAGTCCCGCCGGATGGATTCGCCGCAGGGCCGCGAGGCGCTGAACGAGGCCGTGCGCCGTGTCGGATCGATCGCGATCGTGCACGAGACGCTGTCTCAGAACCTCGACGAGCGGGTCGAGTTCGACGAGATCGCCGACCGCGTCATCGCGATGGTCTCGGAGATCTCCCCGGGGAAGGTCGCCTGCCGGCGCGTCGGCAGGTTCGGGATCCTGGACGCGGAGGTTGCCACTCCGCTGTCGATGGTGCTGACGGAGATCTTGCAGAACGCCCTGGAGCACGCCTTCACCCAGGGGGAGGGCGGCACCGTGGAGGTGGCCGCGATCCGCAGCGGAACCGGTCGCACCGACGGCCGGCTGCTGATCACCGTGCTCGACGACGGCAGCGGTCTGCCCGAGGGGTTCGACCCCCAGCGCGCCGGCAACCTCGGGCTGCAGATCGTACGGACCCTCGTGGAGGGGGAGCTCGGCGGCACGTTCGACATGCTCCCGGCCGAGCCGCGCGGCACCAAGGTCGTCCTCGACATCCCGTCCAGCCCGCAGAAGTAG
- a CDS encoding TetR/AcrR family transcriptional regulator, translating into MVTGQRGRPRSFDRDAALDKAMLAFWERGYEATSISDLTASLGISAPSLYAAFGDKRKLFDEVVVVYGGRYADFAGVALAEEPTARAAVARILREAADIYTDPAHPPGCMVISAAINTTSDEVAQALRERRNANLVMFESRIRADVATGVLPADTDARALARYAGAVLQGMSQQSRDGATREELEAVAERALLAWPAA; encoded by the coding sequence ATGGTGACCGGACAGCGCGGCAGGCCCCGTTCCTTCGACCGCGACGCCGCCCTCGACAAGGCGATGCTCGCCTTCTGGGAGCGCGGCTACGAGGCGACCTCCATCTCCGACCTGACCGCCTCGCTCGGCATCAGCGCGCCCAGCCTCTACGCGGCCTTCGGCGACAAGCGCAAGCTCTTCGACGAGGTCGTGGTGGTGTACGGCGGCCGGTACGCGGACTTTGCGGGCGTGGCGCTCGCCGAGGAACCCACCGCCCGGGCGGCCGTCGCCCGCATCCTGCGCGAGGCCGCCGACATCTACACCGACCCGGCCCACCCGCCGGGCTGCATGGTGATCAGTGCCGCGATCAACACCACCTCGGACGAGGTGGCGCAGGCGCTCCGCGAGCGCCGCAACGCCAACCTGGTGATGTTCGAGAGCCGGATCCGGGCCGACGTGGCGACGGGGGTGTTGCCCGCGGACACAGACGCGCGGGCGCTGGCCCGGTACGCCGGAGCGGTGCTCCAGGGGATGTCCCAGCAGTCGCGCGACGGGGCGACCCGGGAAGAACTGGAGGCGGTGGCCGAGCGGGCCCTGCTGGCCTGGCCCGCGGCCTGA